ATCGATCTTGGGCTGTCGGCCTCCTACGACATCAACCCGTACCTGTCCTTCGGCGCGTCGGTGTTCGTTGAGCACCTGACGATCGAGTTGAGCAACGCAATCGACTTCGGCACCGCGATCTACGCCCAGGGCGGCGGCGCGGCGGGCTTTGCCCCGGGCAATGCCGACGGTTTCGTGACCATCGAAGGCGACAACAACGCCGTGGGTTACACCATCGGCGGCCTGTTCAGCCCGAGCGAGAACACCCACATTGCGCTGAGCTACCGCTCCAAGGTCAAGCACAAGATCACCGGCGGCGACGCCGACTTCACCGTGCCGGCCAACGCCGCGGCGTTCCTCTCGGTCTATGCACCCGGTCAGTATGTCGACACCAAGGGCCGCGCGGAGCTCACCCTGCCGGCATCCGCCACCCTCAGCGTCACCCACAACGTCAACGACCGCTGGTCGGTGATGGGCGACGTGTCGCGCACCGCGTGGAAGACCTCGTTTGACAGCGTGACGGTTGACTTTGATTCGGCCCAGGCCGACAACGTCCTCGCGTTCCGCTATGACGACACCACGTTCGTCTCGCTTGGCACCGAGTATCGTTTGAACGACACCGTGACCCTGCGTGGCGGTGTTGCCTACGACGAGACCCCGACCAGCGATGCGCACCGCGATGTCCGCGTGCCGGACGTGACCCGCAAGTGGCTGTCGCTGGGCGTCGGCTGGACCCCGTCGGAGCGGATGGAGTTCAACGTCGGCTACACGCACCTGTTCACCAAGGACCCGACCATCAACAGCGTGTCGGCTACCGGCAGCACCCTGGCCGGCAGCTATGACGTCGGCGGCGACATCCTTGCCGCGTCGATCAACTACAAGTTCTGATCGAGCTACCCGTTGGATGAAAACCCCGCTCCGGCGGGGTTTTTTTTCGCCATCCAGAAATCAGCATTCGATTGCCGACGCGTTGCCGGCAAGCTGGCCGCGCGCTAGGCTGATCACCCGGTTTCACGGACGAGAATAGGATTATGCGGATACCAACGGCAGTGCTGGCCATCGCGATGATGTGCCTGGGTCCTGTGGCGGCGAAGGAAAAGCCGGCGCCTGTCTACGAACTGCAGGCGACGGGGACAATCGAGATTGGGCCCGATGGGCAGGTCGCCGACTACCATCTGGACAAGGGGCAGCCGGCGGCGATCGAAAACGCACTGGGCCGCAACATCGCCCAGTGGCGTTTCGAGCCCATCGTGATGGACGGCAAGCCGGTGATTGCTAAAACCCGGATGCGGCTTTCCCTTGAGGCGCTGCCGACGCCGGGCGAGGACTACCAGTTGCGCGTGAGCGGGGTGTCGTTTGGCGAGCCCACCCGCGACCGTCACCATGTGGCTCCCCCGCGATATCCCGAAGGGCTGGCGAGGGCCGGCATCGGAGCCAAGGCGGTACTGGTGTTGAAGCTGAACGCCGACGGCAGCGTGCAACAGGTCCATGCCCAGCAGGTCAGCCTGAGCCAGAATTCGGGAACCGACTCGCAGGCGGACCGTTGGCGCGACGTGTTTGCAAAGGCGAGCGTTGCCGCTGCCAGGAAATGGAAGTTCGACATCAGCGAGACCGTTGCCGGGGCGCCCATCGGAACCACGATCAAGGTACCCGTCGAGTACTTTTTGAACGGATCCGCCGCGCGGACGAAAGAACCTGGCGCCAACGAGTGGCGCCGTTACATCCCGGGCCCGGTGATCCGTGCGCCCTGGCTCGATGCGGCGCCCATCGCCGACCACGATGCAGATCAGCTCAAGGATGGCGAGGTGCGATCGCTCGCGTCCCGGTTCAAGTTGAGGGACGAGGTGGTCGGACGTCTTCTCTAGTCGGGCGCCTGAAGTCGCATCGGGAGGCGCAAGTTCCGGAGCTGCGCACCTGATGCCATTTGCTCACAGAATCCAATAAAAAACGCCCCGCAATGCGGGGCGTTTTTGTATCCGCGACGCGCCTGGATCAGCGCTTCATCGAGGAGAAGAACTCGTCGTTGGACTTGGAGCTCTTCATCTTGTCGAGCAGGAACTCCATCGCGCCGATCTCGTCCATGCCGTGCAGCAGCTTGCGCAGAATCCAGATCTTCTGCAGCAGCTCGGGCTCGATCAGATAATCCTCGCGGCGGGTGCCGGAGCGGTTGATGTCGATCGCGGGGTACACGCGCTTCTCGGCGATGCGGCGGCTCAGGTGCACCTCGGAGTTGCCGGTGCCCTTGAACTCCTCGTAAATCACCTCGTCCATCTTGCTGCCGGTATCGACCAGCGCGGTGGCGATGATCGTCAGGCTGCCGCCTTCCTCGACGTTGCGCGCCGCGCCGAAGAACCGCTTCGGGCGGTGCAGGGCGTTGGCGTCGACGCCGCCGGACAGCACCTTGCCCGAGCTGGGCAGGACGTTGTTGTACGCACGGGCCAGACGGGTGATGGAGTCGAGCAGGATCACCACGTCCTTCTTGTGCTCGACCAGGCGCTTGGCCCGCTCGATCACCATCTCGGCGACCTGCACGTGGCGCGCCGCCGGCTCGTCGAAGGTCGAGGAGATGACCTCGCCGCGCACGGTGCGCTGCATCTCGGTAACTTCCTCGGGCCGCTCATCGATCAGCAGCACGATCATGTGCACGTCGGGATGGTTGTGGCTGATCGCGGTGGCGATCTGCTGCATCATCATCGTCTTGCCGGCCTTGGGCGGGCTGACGATCAGGGCGCGCTGGCCCTTGCCCTGCGGGGCCATCAGGTCGAGGATCCGGCCGGTGATGTCCTCGGTGGAACCGTCGCCGCGCTCCAGGTGGAACTTGCGGCGCGGGAACAGCGCCGTCAGGTTCTCGAACAGGACCTTGTTCTTGGACGCTTCCAGCGGCTCGCCGTTGATCGTGTCCACGATCGAGAGGGCGAAATAGCGCTCACCGTCCTTCGGGAACCGGATCCGGCCCGATAGATGGTCGCCGGTGCGCAGGTTGAAGCGGCGGATCTGGCTGGGCGAGATGTAGGTATCGTCGGGGCCGGCCAGATAAGAGGCTTCGGCGGCTCGCAGGAAACCGAACCCGTCGGGCAGGATCTCCAGCACGCCATCGGCGGCGACGCCCTCGCCGTGGCGCGTGAGCACCTTGAGCACGGCGAAGATGACGTCCTGCTTGCGGGCGCGGGCGACACCTTCGGAGATGTTCAGCTGCTCGGCGATTTCCAGCAACTTGTGCGCCGGCATGCGCTTGAGGTCGCCCAGCGAATAGGTGGGGAAGCCCTCGGGCACCTGCGGGTTGGAGCGAGGAATGAACGGCTCGTTGCCGCCGTCGTCGCTGGGCAGGCCATCGCGCGAGCCGCCCCTGCCACCGCCGCCACCACCCCCACCGCCGCGCTCGCGCTTGCTGCGGAACCGTTCGCGGCGGTTGTTGCTGCGGCCGCCGTCCTGGTCACGGTGCTGGCCGTCACGGGGCGGGCGCGGGTTGCCGTCGCCGCCGGAACCGCCGTTCTCCTGGCCCTTGCCGTGCTGCTCGCCGCTGTCCTGGCGGGCAGCATCGCCGCCGCCGGAGGCGTGTGCCGCAGCGGGGGCCGCATCCCTGGGCTTGCTGGCCGGCGTGGTGTCACCGCTTGGCGCCGCCGATTCCGGCTTCGCCGCGGGCTTGGGAGCCGGTTTGTCTGCCTGCGCGGCGGGGGCCGCGTCGGACTTGGGTGCGGTCGGCGCGGACGCGGGAGCGGCCGGGGCCGCAGGCGCGGGTTTCGCGACCTCGGGCTTGGCGGCCGGCGCCACCGGCTTATCGCTCTGCGGCGAATCGGCCTTGGCGGCCGTGGTTTTGCTCACGCGCGTCTTGCGCACGCGCTTTTCGGCGATGTCGCCGGCGTCGGGGGTGTTTTCGGACAAGCGGGTATTCCTCGCTAAGCGGCGAGCGCCCGCGAAAGGCGGGCGAAGCGTCAGGGACGTTGGATTCGGTAAACAGGTGCGGCGGGGAACCGACTTCAGCAGGCCGTTATGGCTGGCAGGCGGAGGTCGTTCAGGCACCGGGTCCTGCGAAACTAGCACTGCCACGGGCCCGGCTGCAAGCCTTGCGGGCAAATGCCGCGGCTCATTGGTTCAGCTGCGGGCGGCCCCTGGCGGAGCCCGCCCGCGAAAAGGCGCTCAGAGCGCCTTGTCGATCATCTGCGCCAGCTGTCCCTTGCCGATCGCACCGATCTGCGTCTCCTGGATCTGGCCGTCCTTGAACAGCAGCAGCATCGGGATGGATCGCACGTGGTACTTGAGCGCGGTGGCCTGGTTGTGGTCGACGTTGATCTTGGCGATCTTGACCCGGCCGGCATAGGTCTCGGCCAACTCGTCCAGCGCCGGAGCGATCATCTTGCACGGGCCGCACCACTCCGCCCAGAAGTCGACCAGGACCGGCTCGGTGGATTGCAGCACGACGGATTCGAAGTCGGCGTCGCCGACCTGGATGGTTTTCTCGCTCACGGATGACTCCTGGGTGGGGTGGGTGCCGGCGCATGGGCGGCCGGGCTGGTGATGGCGTGTGATGGAAGCACGTCCGGCAAGCGTAGCGCGGCGTGCGCGACGCTGTTGTCAGCGTGCATGCGTTAAACTGGGGTGTTTGGCGGGCGCTATCAAGCCCGCACGCTGCGGTCAGGGATGAAACTGGCCGACCCCGGCAGTCTGCAAGCCAGCTGCCATCCACGCAAGCGCAGCTCCCTGCGCGCGATCTCCCGGACCCCTATGACCGACCGCCCGAGCGACAAGCCACTTACCGACATCACCTTTGACTCATTCGACCTGCATCCGCGCCTGCTGGCCGGGCTGGAGCTGGCCGGATTCACCCGCTGCACCCCGATCCAGGCGATGAGCCTGCCCGTCGCGCTCAAGGGCGGCGACGTGGCCGGCCAGGCGCAGACCGGCACCGGCAAGACCCTGGCGTTCCTGGTCGCGACCATCAACCGCCTGCTGACCAAGCCGGCCCTGGCCGACCGCAACCCTGGCGATCCGCGCGCGCTGATCCTCGCGCCGACCCGCGAGCTGGCGATCCAGATCCACAAGGATGCCGTCAAGCTGGGTCCCGAGGTTGGACTGACCTTCGCCTTGGTCTATGGCGGCGTGGACTACGACAAGCAGCGCGAACTGCTGCAGAAGGGCGTTGACGTGATCATCGCCACCCCAGGCCGGCTGATCGACTACGTCAAGCAGCACAAGGTGGTGAGCCTGCACGCCTGCGAGGTGTGCGTGCTGGACGAGGCCGACCGGATGTTCGACCTGGGCTTCATCAAGGACATCCGTTTCCTGCTCCGGCGGATGCCGGCCTGCACCGAGCGCCAGACGCTGCTGTTCTCGGCCACGCTCAGCCACCGCGTGCTGGAGCTGGCCTACGAGCACATGAACGAGCCGGAAAAGCTGGTGGTGGAATCGGAATACATCACCGCCTCGCAGGTCCGCCAGCTGCTGTATTTCCCCGCCGACGAGGAGAAGATCCCGCTGCTGCTGGGCCTGCTGTCGCGCAGCGAAGGCGCGCGCACGATGGTGTTCGTCAACACCAAGGTGTGGGTCGAGCGCGTTGCGCGCGCGCTGGAGAAGGGCGGTTACCGGGTCGGCGTGCTCTCGGGCGACGTGCCGCAGAAGAAGCGCGAGTCGCTGCTGGCCAAGTTCCAGAAGGGCCAGCTCGAAGTCCTGGTCGCCACCGACGTGGCCGCGCGTGGCCTGCACATCGACGGCATCAAGTACGTCTACAACTACGACCTGCCCTTCGACGCCGAGGACTACGTCCACCGCATCGGCCGTACCGCGCGGCTGGGTGAGGAGGGCGACGCGATCAGCTTCGCCTGTGAGCGCTACGCGATCGGCCTGCCGGATATCGAGGCCTACATCGAACAGAAGATCCCCAGCGCCCGCGTCGAGCCGGAGCTCCTGATACCGCTGCCGCGGCCGGTGCGTGAAAAGGTCGCCGGTGAGGAAGAGGAGAGTGTCGGCGCGATCTTCAAGGAAGCGCGCGAGGCGCGTGCGGCCGAGGAAGAGCGTCGTGGCGGCGGTCGCAGCCGCAGCGGCGAGGGCGGAGGGCGCGGAAGTGCCGGGCGTCGCGAAGGCGGCCCGGCGACGCCGCGACGTCCGCGCAGGGAGCATCCGCAGGGCAGCGGTGCGGCGCCGGCTCCAGCCGCTGGCGACAACGTCGCGGCCGCCGCTGCCACCGTGCCGGCACAGGCCGCTGCCGTCACCGCCGCTTCGAGCAGCGGGACGGCAGCGCCAGGCACCGAAGCGGGTGCCGGCACCGGCAGCGAACCTGCGCGTGCGCCGCGCAAGCGTCGCCGGCGTCGGGGTGGCCGCAAGATCGAGGGGCAGCCGGGCGAGGCTGGCCAGCAGGCGCAAGGATCGACCGGCCCGGCCAAGGCGCCGCGCGCGCAGTCGCAACCCTCGCAGCGATCAGACCGATCGCAGCCATCCGTCGCTGCTGCCACTGCCGCCCGGCCGGCTGGCTCGGCCCCGCCGGCACAGCCCAGGCCGGCAGTGCCCAACGGCGAGCGCAAGCTGCACCAGGTGCCGGCCAACAAGGCTGCACCGAGGCCGGGCGCCGCCGCAGGCAGTGCGCCCAAGCCGGGCCTGCTGGGTCGCATCGGCAAGCGCCTGAAGTCGCTGGTCGGCGGCGACTCCTGAGCCGGAACTGATCACCGGCCTGCGCGCGGCGTTTGCACGCCCGCGCAGATCCGGGTGCGGACACCGCGCGGCGCTGGCCATCGCGGGGTGCGGCGTCGATACTTGCCAACGATGAACCGGATGGGGCCGCGATGAGCGTTCTGCGCTTCGACAATGTCAGCAAGCACTACGACGGCGGCCGCAAGGCGCTGGAGGATGTCAGCTTCGAGGTTGCCGCAGGCGAGATGCTGTTCCTCACCGGCCACTCCGGCGCCGGCAAGAGCACGCTGCTGAAACTGATCCATCTGGCCGAGCGGCCCACCCGCGGGACGGTGCTGTTTGGCGAGCGCAACCTGCAGCGCGTGCGCGGACGCAAGGTCGCGCTGCATCGCCGCGGCGTCGGTGTCGTCTTCCAGGACCACCGGCTGCTGGCCGATCGCAGTGTCGCCGACAACGTCGCCCTGCCGCTGTTGCTGCAGGGCCTGCGCCGGCAGGAAATCGTCAAGCGCGTGCGCGCGGTGCTCGACCGCGTGAGCCTGGGCGCCCGGGCGCAGGCGCTGCCCTCACAACTGTCCGCGGGCGAGCAGCAGCGTGTCGGCATCGCGCGTGCCATCGTCGGCGAGCCGCCCCTGCTGGTGGCCGACGAGCCGACCGGCAACCTGGATCCGACCCTGTCGGCGGAAATCATGACCCTGTTCGAGTCGCTGCCCGAGCGCGGCACCAGCGTGCTGGTCGCCAGTCACGACCTGGCCCTGGTCAAGCGGATGCGCAAGCGCGTGCTGGTGCTCAACCAGGGCCAGCTGGTGGACGACATCGATCCGGAGGACCTGGCCGAATGAGCACATCGATCGCCAGCCCGGTGCCGGTGCGCCGCAGCGGCCCGGGCGCCTGGTTTGACCATCACATCTACAGCCTGGTGGCCAGCCTCGGCCGGATGGCGCGCAAGCCCTGGTCGACCGCGTTGACCATCGGGGTGATGGCGCTGGCCCTCGCCCTGCCGCTGGGGCTGTGGTCGGCCTTGGCCAACGTGGAGCGCTTCGCCGGTGACGTGCAGGAAGCCCGGCAGATCAGCGTTTTCCTCAAGACCGGTACCAGCGAGGCGGATGCCGGCGCGCTGGCTGAATCCCTGCGCTCGCGCGCCGACGTGGCGGCGGTGGACTGGCGCAGCCCCGATCAGGGCCTGACGGAGCTGCGTGGCGTGCCCGGCCTGGGCGAGACCATCGATGCACTGGACGCCAACCCGCTGCCGCACCTGCTGGTGATCACCCCGGCGCAGGACGAAGTCGCGCTGGCCTCGGCGCTGGCGCAGATGCCACAGACCGACCTCGTCCAGCACGACGCCGCCTGGCGCGAGCGGCTGGACGGCTGGCTGCGCTTTGGCGGGCGGCTGGCGTGGGTGCTGGCGGCCATGCTCGGGCTGGGCGCGCTGCTGGTGGTCGGCAACACCGTGCGGCTGGACATCCAGCAGCGCACCGGCGAGATCGGCATCCTGCAACTGCTCGGCGCGACCGATGGCTTCATCCGCCGTCCATTCCTCTACCTCGGGCTGGGCTACGGATTGCTGGCCGGCGCGTTCGCCCTGGCAATGCTGACCGCCGCCGACGCCGCCCTGCGCCCGCCTCTGGCGGAACTGGCGCGCAGCTACGGCAGCGACTTCGCCCTGCGCGGCTTCACGGCCCTCGAGGCAGGCGGGGTGCTGGTCTGCGCCGCGATCCTGGGCTGGCTGGGAGCGTGGCTGGTGACCGGTCACTACCTGCGCCAGACCCGGCCGACCGACACATGAGCGTCCCAGGCGCCCCGGCCAATGTGGACAAGCTGCGGCACATGGCGGGAACCGCGCCGCGGGTGATGGTGGTCGACGGCTCGCGGGTCGTGCGCCGTATGATCGGCGATGTCCTGAGCCGCGAGTTGCCCGATGTCCGCGTGGTGCCGTGCGCGGGTATCGCCGAGGCGTCCCGGGCGCTGGCCGAAGGTCCGGTGGACCTGGTCACCACCTCGCTCGCGCTGCCCGACGGCGACGGCATCGACCTGGCGCGCGCGGTCCGCGACGCGGCCGGGCAGAGCTACGTTCCGGTGATCGTGGTGTCCGGCGACGCCCAATCGCACCTGGAATCGCGCCAGTTCACCGAGGACGTCACCGACTACTTCGACAAGTCCCTCGGCCATGCCGCGCTGGCGACTTTCATCCGCGGCTACGTGCAGCCCGAACCGGTGCCCGGCGCCCGCGTCCTCTACGTCGAGGACAGCCGCGTGGTCGCGTTGGCGACCAAGCGCATGCTTGAGCGCCAGCAGCTGGAAGTTACCCATTTCACTGGGGTCGAGGAGGCACTGGAGTATCTGGAGGCGCACCGCGGCCACGCCGATCCAGGCACCAACCTGGTGCTGACCGACGTCTACCTGAAAGGCGAGCTGGAGGGCAGCGACCTGCTTGACCGGATCCGCAACGACTTCGGCTACGGCAAGCGACGGCTGCCGGTGCTGGTGATGACCGGCGATGCAAACGCCGACAACCAGAGCGCGCTGCTACGCGCGGGCGCGAACGACCTGGTGCTCAAGCCCATCGAGGAGCGCCTGCTGATCACCAAGACCCTGTTCCAGCTGCGGTTGGCGAAACTGGCCTGAGGCTTCGGCTGTGGTTCAGCGAAATCACGATCGACTCATGCCGGCGATGCAAAGATTTCCGGCATGCAGAAAGCCAATTCCGCACAGCCAAAATTCGTCCAGCGCGAACGCCTGACGACCCACCAATCACACCCGGACTGGGACATCCTCATCGGCGACGGCCCGGTGATTGCCACCGCGATCCATGACGGCCATGCGATGCGTCCCTCGCTGGAGCCGCACCTGGCCCTGGGCGCCGAGGACCGGCGGCGCGAAGAAGACCCGCTCACCGGCGTACTGACCTCGGTCGGCGACGTGCGCATCCGGGTGGACACCTCGCGCTTCCAGGTCGACCTCAACCGCCCGCGCGACAAGGCGGTGTCGAATGATCCGGCCGATACCTGGGGCCTGCAGGTCTGGCACGCGCCCTTGCCCGCGCACGAAATGCAACGTTCGCTGGCCGGCCACGATGAGTTCTACGCCACCGTGACCGAGCTGATCGACCGCATGCTGGAGCGCTGGGACGCGCTGCTGCTGATCGACATCCACAGCTACAACCACCGCCGCGACGGCGCCGACGCGCCGCCCGCGCCGCAGGCCGGCAATCCCGACATCGAGCTGGGCGTGACCACCCTGGACCCCGACCGCTGGGGCCACGTGGCCGACCGATTCGCCGAAGTGCTGCGCCAGCACCCGATCGCCGGGCGCGAGCCGGACGTGCGCGAGAACGTGCGCTTCCCCACCGGCGGGCATTTCCCCGAATGGGTGTATGCCACCTGGGGCGAACGGGTCTGCACCATCTCGCCGGAATACAAGAAGCACTACATGGACGAGTGGACCGGCCTGGCCGACATCGCCGTGTTGGAGCAGTGCCGCCGCGGCTTGGCCAAGGCCGTCGCCGCGGTGCGGCCGGAGTTCCTAGCATGCCGGTGAGCGCAGCAGCCAAGCGACCCGAGCCGGTCCCGATGCGACCCCTGCCGCCGATCGCCGCCCGGGTCGATGCCGCGCTGGCGCGTATGGACGGCGAGGTCGACTGGCTTCTGGCGCTGTCGCCGATCGGCAACGACGCGCTATGGGAGGCGTTCCAGGACAGCGGTCGCACGCAGATACCCCCGCTTCAGTACATCGATCTGGAAACCGACCTCGCCGCCGCGCGCGCGCGGCTGCAGGCGCTGCCGGTGC
The genomic region above belongs to Lysobacter avium and contains:
- the ftsE gene encoding cell division ATP-binding protein FtsE, whose amino-acid sequence is MSVLRFDNVSKHYDGGRKALEDVSFEVAAGEMLFLTGHSGAGKSTLLKLIHLAERPTRGTVLFGERNLQRVRGRKVALHRRGVGVVFQDHRLLADRSVADNVALPLLLQGLRRQEIVKRVRAVLDRVSLGARAQALPSQLSAGEQQRVGIARAIVGEPPLLVADEPTGNLDPTLSAEIMTLFESLPERGTSVLVASHDLALVKRMRKRVLVLNQGQLVDDIDPEDLAE
- a CDS encoding N-formylglutamate amidohydrolase — encoded protein: MQKANSAQPKFVQRERLTTHQSHPDWDILIGDGPVIATAIHDGHAMRPSLEPHLALGAEDRRREEDPLTGVLTSVGDVRIRVDTSRFQVDLNRPRDKAVSNDPADTWGLQVWHAPLPAHEMQRSLAGHDEFYATVTELIDRMLERWDALLLIDIHSYNHRRDGADAPPAPQAGNPDIELGVTTLDPDRWGHVADRFAEVLRQHPIAGREPDVRENVRFPTGGHFPEWVYATWGERVCTISPEYKKHYMDEWTGLADIAVLEQCRRGLAKAVAAVRPEFLACR
- a CDS encoding response regulator produces the protein MAGTAPRVMVVDGSRVVRRMIGDVLSRELPDVRVVPCAGIAEASRALAEGPVDLVTTSLALPDGDGIDLARAVRDAAGQSYVPVIVVSGDAQSHLESRQFTEDVTDYFDKSLGHAALATFIRGYVQPEPVPGARVLYVEDSRVVALATKRMLERQQLEVTHFTGVEEALEYLEAHRGHADPGTNLVLTDVYLKGELEGSDLLDRIRNDFGYGKRRLPVLVMTGDANADNQSALLRAGANDLVLKPIEERLLITKTLFQLRLAKLA
- a CDS encoding energy transducer TonB, with amino-acid sequence MRIPTAVLAIAMMCLGPVAAKEKPAPVYELQATGTIEIGPDGQVADYHLDKGQPAAIENALGRNIAQWRFEPIVMDGKPVIAKTRMRLSLEALPTPGEDYQLRVSGVSFGEPTRDRHHVAPPRYPEGLARAGIGAKAVLVLKLNADGSVQQVHAQQVSLSQNSGTDSQADRWRDVFAKASVAAARKWKFDISETVAGAPIGTTIKVPVEYFLNGSAARTKEPGANEWRRYIPGPVIRAPWLDAAPIADHDADQLKDGEVRSLASRFKLRDEVVGRLL
- the rho gene encoding transcription termination factor Rho; protein product: MSKTTAAKADSPQSDKPVAPAAKPEVAKPAPAAPAAPASAPTAPKSDAAPAAQADKPAPKPAAKPESAAPSGDTTPASKPRDAAPAAAHASGGGDAARQDSGEQHGKGQENGGSGGDGNPRPPRDGQHRDQDGGRSNNRRERFRSKRERGGGGGGGGGRGGSRDGLPSDDGGNEPFIPRSNPQVPEGFPTYSLGDLKRMPAHKLLEIAEQLNISEGVARARKQDVIFAVLKVLTRHGEGVAADGVLEILPDGFGFLRAAEASYLAGPDDTYISPSQIRRFNLRTGDHLSGRIRFPKDGERYFALSIVDTINGEPLEASKNKVLFENLTALFPRRKFHLERGDGSTEDITGRILDLMAPQGKGQRALIVSPPKAGKTMMMQQIATAISHNHPDVHMIVLLIDERPEEVTEMQRTVRGEVISSTFDEPAARHVQVAEMVIERAKRLVEHKKDVVILLDSITRLARAYNNVLPSSGKVLSGGVDANALHRPKRFFGAARNVEEGGSLTIIATALVDTGSKMDEVIYEEFKGTGNSEVHLSRRIAEKRVYPAIDINRSGTRREDYLIEPELLQKIWILRKLLHGMDEIGAMEFLLDKMKSSKSNDEFFSSMKR
- the trxA gene encoding thioredoxin gives rise to the protein MSEKTIQVGDADFESVVLQSTEPVLVDFWAEWCGPCKMIAPALDELAETYAGRVKIAKINVDHNQATALKYHVRSIPMLLLFKDGQIQETQIGAIGKGQLAQMIDKAL
- the ftsX gene encoding permease-like cell division protein FtsX, producing the protein MASPVPVRRSGPGAWFDHHIYSLVASLGRMARKPWSTALTIGVMALALALPLGLWSALANVERFAGDVQEARQISVFLKTGTSEADAGALAESLRSRADVAAVDWRSPDQGLTELRGVPGLGETIDALDANPLPHLLVITPAQDEVALASALAQMPQTDLVQHDAAWRERLDGWLRFGGRLAWVLAAMLGLGALLVVGNTVRLDIQQRTGEIGILQLLGATDGFIRRPFLYLGLGYGLLAGAFALAMLTAADAALRPPLAELARSYGSDFALRGFTALEAGGVLVCAAILGWLGAWLVTGHYLRQTRPTDT
- a CDS encoding outer membrane protein transport protein, with translation MQHVHSITRLSALVIGIAGALAMGHAHSAAFQLKENSAKGLGRAFAGSTSAAGDASVVATNPAAMRQLDGRQIQADLSAISFSADFDGSGRHVGPTGPGTGMPVSGGNGGDAGMIAPVPAAYFHMPMGESAHFGVSLTAPFGFKTDYDRNWVGRYHAVTTDLKAIDLGLSASYDINPYLSFGASVFVEHLTIELSNAIDFGTAIYAQGGGAAGFAPGNADGFVTIEGDNNAVGYTIGGLFSPSENTHIALSYRSKVKHKITGGDADFTVPANAAAFLSVYAPGQYVDTKGRAELTLPASATLSVTHNVNDRWSVMGDVSRTAWKTSFDSVTVDFDSAQADNVLAFRYDDTTFVSLGTEYRLNDTVTLRGGVAYDETPTSDAHRDVRVPDVTRKWLSLGVGWTPSERMEFNVGYTHLFTKDPTINSVSATGSTLAGSYDVGGDILAASINYKF